Proteins from one Hydrogenophaga sp. SL48 genomic window:
- a CDS encoding phosphate/phosphite/phosphonate ABC transporter substrate-binding protein, translating to MRKYLKPLVLCISLLTGVETAWSRDLVLAISEGSSGGTDHARVIAKYQGLADAIGQSIDQKVNVVFIREFPALEEGLQNNRFDLAIARPSDYPARGMRDHGYQYVASARPDGQCLLIVPKDSPYQTLADIKGKRIVLPGAASYMAKFCSAELRDRGIDLTKERVERVREQGAVPFYLKNKFGDVGGVASYSGVANSLDKTGHRVLHTSVSQPYFPLIAHKAFSAAQIAAMQSALRALPDTEPGRDVLKSVGIQGFDTSTEKRLRNLLTWLER from the coding sequence GACCTCGTCCTGGCCATCAGCGAAGGTTCCTCAGGCGGCACGGATCACGCGCGCGTGATCGCCAAATACCAGGGGCTGGCCGATGCGATTGGCCAGAGCATCGACCAGAAGGTGAACGTGGTCTTCATCCGGGAGTTCCCGGCGCTCGAGGAGGGGCTCCAGAACAACCGCTTCGACCTGGCGATCGCGCGCCCGAGCGACTACCCGGCGCGTGGCATGCGCGACCACGGCTACCAGTACGTGGCGTCGGCCCGCCCCGACGGGCAGTGCCTGCTCATCGTGCCGAAGGACTCGCCCTACCAGACGCTGGCCGACATCAAGGGCAAGCGCATCGTGCTGCCCGGAGCGGCGTCCTACATGGCGAAGTTCTGCAGCGCCGAGCTGCGTGACCGGGGCATCGACCTGACCAAAGAGCGCGTCGAAAGGGTGCGCGAACAAGGGGCGGTGCCGTTCTACCTGAAAAACAAGTTCGGGGATGTGGGGGGTGTGGCCTCGTACTCGGGCGTGGCCAACTCCCTGGACAAGACCGGACATCGCGTCTTGCACACCAGTGTGTCGCAGCCCTACTTTCCCCTGATTGCGCACAAGGCATTCAGCGCCGCGCAGATCGCGGCCATGCAGTCGGCGCTGCGCGCGCTGCCCGACACCGAACCCGGCCGCGACGTGCTCAAGAGCGTCGGCATCCAGGGCTTTGACACCAGCACCGAGAAGCGCCTGCGCAACCTGCTGACCTGGCTCGAGCGCTGA
- the nth gene encoding endonuclease III, protein MKPAAIEAFFATLHAANPHPVTELEYTSVFELLTAVLLSAQATDVGVNKATRKLFPVANTPQKILALGLEGLEGYIKTIGLYHSKAKHLMQTCQMLVERHGGEVPRTREALEALPGVGRKTANVVLNVAFGQPTMAVDTHIFRVSNRTGLAPGKTPLAVEQQLLKRVPPAYAVDSHHWLILLGRYVCMARKPMCHQCAVSAYCDFKPKTTG, encoded by the coding sequence ATGAAGCCCGCCGCCATCGAAGCCTTCTTCGCCACCCTCCACGCCGCCAACCCGCACCCGGTCACCGAGCTGGAGTACACCAGCGTGTTCGAGCTGCTGACGGCCGTGCTGCTCTCGGCACAGGCCACCGACGTGGGCGTGAACAAGGCGACGCGCAAGCTGTTCCCGGTGGCGAACACGCCGCAGAAAATCCTGGCGCTGGGGCTCGAAGGGCTGGAGGGTTACATCAAGACCATCGGCCTGTACCACAGCAAGGCCAAGCACCTGATGCAGACCTGCCAGATGCTGGTGGAGCGCCACGGTGGCGAGGTGCCGCGCACGCGAGAGGCCCTGGAAGCCCTGCCCGGCGTGGGCCGCAAGACGGCCAACGTGGTGCTCAACGTGGCCTTCGGCCAACCCACCATGGCGGTGGACACCCACATCTTCCGCGTCAGCAACCGCACCGGGCTGGCCCCGGGCAAGACGCCGCTGGCGGTGGAGCAGCAGCTGCTGAAACGCGTGCCACCCGCCTACGCGGTGGACTCGCACCACTGGCTGATCTTGCTGGGGCGCTACGTGTGCATGGCGCGCAAGCCGATGTGCCACCAGTGCGCGGTGTCGGCGTATTGCGATTTCAAGCCGAAGACGACAGGCTAA
- a CDS encoding DUF445 domain-containing protein, translating into MDAPLSNPRASLARMKALALGLLLLAAAVYIVATLLTPQHPAWGYVAAAAGAAVVGALADWFAVVALFRHPLGLPIPHTAIIVANKDRLGAQLARFLGTHFLTAEHVRPMLARWDLGQELGRWLAQPESAARAGRWLQQATPALLNALDQTLVRQWVAQLAQRLLRQVDVATLGGQALAALTAHGHHQQWLNGLLQQMAHWAEQEGVQEQLTERIAGELKQLKYVGLDQMAARLATRKLVAALTHTLADVAANPQHELRHRFDGWMAQSIQRLQSDPDWQARVATWRDAWLDQPQWNQPIEAWWHEVMQRLGNEAQQPDNALAERYASVVQTAGRQLLADATLRGWLNTQAQQVLLRALEGSRDNIVGFVAQRVEAWDAHDMSRVLEEHIGRDLQFIRINGTLVGALVGLLLHAATVIAMGLPLVRSWMQP; encoded by the coding sequence ATGGACGCTCCTTTGTCAAACCCCCGCGCCAGCCTGGCCCGCATGAAGGCGCTGGCGCTCGGCTTGCTGCTGCTTGCGGCGGCGGTGTACATCGTGGCCACGCTGCTCACTCCTCAGCACCCCGCCTGGGGCTATGTGGCGGCGGCGGCCGGCGCGGCGGTGGTCGGCGCGCTGGCCGACTGGTTTGCCGTGGTGGCGCTGTTCCGCCACCCGCTGGGCCTGCCGATCCCTCACACCGCCATCATCGTGGCCAACAAGGACCGGCTGGGCGCGCAGCTCGCGCGTTTTCTGGGCACGCACTTCCTCACCGCCGAACACGTGCGCCCCATGCTCGCGCGCTGGGATCTGGGGCAGGAACTGGGTCGCTGGCTGGCGCAGCCCGAGTCGGCCGCCCGCGCGGGCCGGTGGTTGCAGCAGGCCACGCCGGCCTTGCTGAACGCGCTGGACCAGACCCTCGTGCGCCAGTGGGTGGCGCAACTCGCGCAGCGCCTGCTGCGTCAGGTGGACGTGGCCACGCTCGGTGGGCAGGCGCTGGCCGCGCTCACGGCGCACGGCCACCACCAGCAGTGGCTCAACGGCCTGTTGCAGCAGATGGCGCACTGGGCCGAGCAAGAGGGCGTGCAAGAGCAGCTCACCGAGCGCATCGCGGGTGAACTCAAACAACTCAAGTACGTGGGCCTCGACCAGATGGCCGCGCGCCTGGCCACGCGCAAGCTGGTGGCAGCGCTCACCCACACCCTGGCCGACGTGGCGGCCAACCCGCAGCACGAGCTGCGCCACCGTTTTGACGGCTGGATGGCGCAGTCCATCCAGCGCCTGCAGAGCGACCCGGACTGGCAGGCCCGCGTGGCCACCTGGCGCGACGCCTGGCTGGACCAGCCGCAATGGAACCAGCCCATCGAAGCCTGGTGGCACGAGGTGATGCAGCGCCTGGGCAACGAGGCGCAGCAACCCGACAACGCTTTGGCCGAGCGCTACGCCAGCGTGGTGCAGACCGCCGGCCGCCAGCTGCTGGCCGACGCCACGCTGCGCGGCTGGCTCAACACCCAGGCGCAACAGGTGCTGCTGCGCGCGCTGGAAGGCAGCCGCGACAATATCGTCGGCTTCGTGGCACAGCGGGTGGAAGCCTGGGACGCGCACGACATGAGCCGCGTGCTGGAAGAGCACATCGGCCGCGACCTGCAGTTCATCCGCATCAACGGCACGCTGGTGGGGGCGCTGGTGGGGCTGCTGCTGCACGCCGCCACCGTGATCGCCATGGGCCTGCCGCTGGTACGGTCCTGGATGCAGCCTTAG
- a CDS encoding histidine phosphatase family protein produces MKLWLLRHARVTLDAGLCYGASDVPADAALTQAAAEAAAALLPQGLPVWVSGLGRAQQLAHALRALRPDLRGPLTDIRLNEMDFGHWELQRWDAVPRAAFDTWMADFAHHRFGGAESTQQVIERVADALQGLRESGASEAVWVTHAGVIRAMQFVAEHGRGPITNVAQWPREAPEPGGRCCMDL; encoded by the coding sequence GTGAAACTCTGGCTGCTGCGCCACGCCCGCGTCACGCTCGACGCCGGGCTCTGTTACGGCGCCAGCGACGTGCCGGCGGACGCTGCGCTCACGCAGGCCGCTGCCGAAGCCGCCGCTGCGCTGCTGCCGCAGGGGCTGCCCGTCTGGGTGTCGGGCCTGGGCCGCGCGCAGCAGCTGGCCCACGCACTGCGGGCGCTGCGCCCCGATCTGCGTGGGCCGCTCACCGACATCCGCCTGAACGAAATGGACTTCGGCCACTGGGAGCTGCAGCGCTGGGACGCCGTGCCCCGCGCCGCCTTCGACACCTGGATGGCCGACTTCGCCCACCACCGCTTCGGCGGCGCCGAGAGCACGCAGCAGGTGATTGAGCGCGTGGCCGACGCGCTGCAAGGCCTTCGCGAGAGCGGGGCCAGCGAAGCGGTGTGGGTCACCCACGCGGGGGTGATCCGCGCGATGCAGTTCGTGGCTGAGCACGGGCGCGGACCGATCACCAACGTGGCGCAGTGGCCGCGCGAAGCGCCCGAGCCGGGCGGCCGCTGCTGCATGGACCTCTGA
- a CDS encoding adenosylcobinamide-GDP ribazoletransferase — protein MPLRHFFIALQFFTRIPVTGRLAAWVGFSPAMLRASAAHFPGVGWVVGGLTAAVFAAVWWFLPAQPAAPWVAALLSTVFSVMLTGAFHEDGLADTADGLGGAVSRERALEIMKDSRIGSYGAVALVLALLGKVALLALIAQSGGAAVAALALLAGHVTSRLMPLFIIHTLPHVGDTPLSKSKPLAESIGIGGLVVGLVWWGLAMALVLYLLPTVRWAQAVLGALIGLAWMWRLLRRRLQGFTGDGLGATQQVCELLFYLALAFSLPAVAP, from the coding sequence ATGCCCCTTCGGCACTTTTTCATCGCCCTCCAGTTCTTCACCCGCATCCCGGTCACCGGCCGGCTGGCGGCCTGGGTCGGCTTCAGCCCGGCCATGCTGCGCGCCAGCGCCGCGCACTTTCCCGGCGTCGGCTGGGTTGTCGGCGGTCTCACGGCGGCGGTGTTCGCGGCCGTGTGGTGGTTTCTGCCTGCGCAGCCGGCAGCGCCCTGGGTTGCGGCGCTGCTCAGCACCGTGTTCAGCGTGATGCTGACCGGGGCGTTCCACGAAGACGGCCTGGCCGACACGGCCGACGGCCTGGGCGGCGCGGTGAGCCGGGAGCGCGCGCTGGAGATCATGAAAGACTCGCGCATCGGCTCCTACGGCGCGGTCGCGCTGGTGCTGGCGCTGCTGGGCAAGGTCGCGCTGCTGGCGCTGATCGCGCAGAGCGGTGGCGCGGCGGTGGCGGCGCTGGCGCTGCTGGCCGGTCATGTGACCTCGCGGCTCATGCCGCTGTTCATCATCCACACGCTGCCCCACGTGGGCGACACGCCTTTGTCCAAATCGAAGCCCTTGGCCGAGAGCATCGGTATCGGCGGCCTCGTGGTGGGGCTGGTCTGGTGGGGGCTGGCGATGGCGCTGGTCCTGTACCTGCTGCCCACCGTGCGCTGGGCACAGGCCGTGCTGGGCGCGCTGATCGGCCTGGCCTGGATGTGGCGCCTGCTGCGCCGCCGCCTGCAGGGCTTCACCGGCGATGGCCTGGGCGCCACGCAGCAGGTGTGTGAGCTGCTGTTCTACCTGGCGCTCGCCTTTTCATTGCCCGCGGTCGCGCCGTGA
- the cobT gene encoding nicotinate-nucleotide--dimethylbenzimidazole phosphoribosyltransferase → MSFAIPTLQDIAQPALAARLQHLLDNKTKPQGSLGRIEALAQRIGLILGSEAPELNEPQLVVFAGDHGLAVRGVSAYPSDVTWQMVENFLAGGAAVSVLARQHGIGLTVVDCGVRHDFAPRKGLVIHKVAPGTADALEGPAMSTAQRDTALAHGAALVKALPGNALLLGEMGIGNTSAASMLLSRLAGLAVADCTGAGTGLDAGAVQRKIGILREVLDRHAEARDPLAALAAFGGFEIATMVGAVLQAASERRVIVVDGFIASSAVLVAAALQPAVLQRCVFAHRSGERGHALMLAHLRAEPLLDLGLRLGEGSGAAMAWPLLVSACAILREMASFEAAGVSRQDEAPVVGAAPV, encoded by the coding sequence ATGAGCTTTGCCATCCCCACCCTCCAGGACATCGCCCAGCCCGCGCTGGCCGCGCGCCTGCAACACCTGCTGGACAACAAGACCAAGCCGCAGGGCTCGCTGGGTCGCATCGAGGCACTGGCGCAGCGCATCGGCCTGATCCTCGGCAGCGAAGCGCCCGAGCTGAACGAGCCGCAGCTGGTCGTGTTTGCCGGCGACCACGGCCTGGCCGTGCGCGGCGTCTCGGCCTACCCGAGCGACGTGACCTGGCAGATGGTCGAGAACTTCCTCGCCGGCGGCGCGGCGGTGAGCGTGCTCGCGCGCCAGCACGGCATCGGCCTCACGGTGGTGGACTGTGGCGTGCGCCATGACTTTGCGCCGCGCAAAGGGCTGGTCATCCACAAGGTCGCGCCCGGCACGGCGGACGCGCTCGAAGGCCCGGCCATGAGCACCGCGCAGCGCGACACCGCGCTGGCCCACGGCGCCGCGCTGGTGAAGGCGCTGCCGGGCAATGCGCTCTTGCTCGGCGAGATGGGCATCGGCAACACCTCGGCCGCGTCCATGCTGTTGTCGCGTCTGGCCGGCCTGGCCGTGGCCGACTGCACCGGCGCCGGCACCGGGCTCGATGCCGGTGCCGTGCAACGCAAGATCGGCATCCTGCGCGAGGTGCTGGATCGCCACGCCGAGGCGCGTGACCCCCTGGCTGCGCTGGCGGCGTTCGGCGGTTTCGAGATCGCCACCATGGTGGGCGCGGTGCTGCAGGCCGCGAGCGAGCGCCGCGTGATCGTGGTGGACGGTTTCATCGCCAGCTCGGCCGTGCTGGTGGCTGCAGCCTTGCAGCCCGCTGTGTTGCAGCGCTGCGTGTTCGCGCACCGCTCGGGCGAACGCGGCCACGCGCTCATGCTCGCGCACCTGCGCGCCGAGCCGCTGCTCGACCTGGGCCTGCGCCTGGGCGAGGGCTCGGGCGCGGCGATGGCCTGGCCGCTGCTGGTGAGCGCCTGCGCGATCCTGCGCGAGATGGCGAGTTTTGAGGCGGCGGGGGTGTCGCGGCAGGATGAGGCGCCGGTTGTCGGCGCTGCCCCGGTCTGA
- a CDS encoding cobyric acid synthase, with protein sequence MTAVCVMVLGTTSGAGKSWLTTALCRHYARQGLKVVPFKAQNMSNNARVVAPTLRRSRGSLPPEGADLPWGGPAEDRLPGGEIGSAQYFQALAANAQPDVRMNPLLLKPEADTRSQVVLMGQVSEELSTMPWRGRSEKVWPAITAALDALRAENDVVVIEGAGSPAEINLHASDIVNMRIARHAQARCLLVTDIDRGGAFAHLYGTWALLPADEQALIRGFVLNKFRGDATLLAPGPQMLQELTGVPTVATLPMWWQHGLPEEDGVFDDRTLASGAVQTTIAVIAYPRISNLDEFQPLKNVPGVRLVWARSPADCAGADWIVLPGSKATVADLAWLRTQGLDRAVAEHAASGGAVLGICGGLQMLGEALIDTHGIDGNAPGLGLLPLVTAFDPQKTVRHTQTRFTALAGLWAALSSVKAAGYEIHHGQTAQHPAMAAKGDVARAVLPDGLGWQNAAGNVLGVYLHGLFEDPRVLHALFGASAPTLDSVFDGLADFIEQHVEPGVLPSLIQPE encoded by the coding sequence ATGACTGCGGTGTGTGTGATGGTGCTCGGCACCACCAGCGGCGCCGGCAAGAGCTGGCTGACCACGGCGCTGTGCCGCCACTACGCGCGCCAGGGCCTCAAGGTCGTGCCGTTCAAGGCGCAGAACATGAGCAACAACGCCCGGGTGGTTGCCCCCACGCTCCGCCGCTCACGCGGGTCGCTGCCCCCCGAGGGGGCTGATCTTCCTTGGGGCGGCCCTGCGGAAGATCGCTTGCCCGGTGGCGAGATCGGCAGTGCGCAGTATTTCCAGGCGCTCGCCGCCAACGCACAACCCGACGTGCGCATGAACCCGTTGCTGCTCAAACCCGAGGCCGATACGCGCAGCCAGGTGGTGCTGATGGGGCAGGTGAGTGAAGAACTTTCCACCATGCCCTGGCGCGGCCGCAGCGAGAAGGTCTGGCCGGCGATCACGGCAGCGCTGGACGCGCTGCGCGCCGAGAACGACGTGGTTGTGATCGAGGGCGCGGGCTCGCCGGCCGAGATCAACCTGCACGCCAGCGACATCGTCAACATGCGCATCGCGCGCCATGCGCAGGCGCGTTGCCTGCTGGTGACCGACATCGACCGCGGCGGCGCCTTCGCCCACCTCTACGGCACCTGGGCGCTGCTGCCGGCCGACGAGCAGGCGCTGATTCGCGGCTTCGTGCTCAACAAGTTCCGGGGCGACGCCACGCTGCTCGCGCCCGGCCCGCAGATGCTGCAGGAGCTGACCGGCGTGCCCACCGTGGCGACGCTGCCGATGTGGTGGCAGCACGGCCTGCCCGAGGAGGATGGGGTTTTCGATGACCGCACGCTCGCTTCCGGCGCGGTGCAGACAACGATCGCCGTCATCGCCTACCCGCGCATCAGCAACCTCGACGAGTTCCAGCCCTTGAAGAACGTGCCCGGTGTGCGCCTGGTCTGGGCGCGCAGCCCCGCCGACTGCGCGGGCGCCGACTGGATCGTGCTGCCCGGCTCCAAGGCGACCGTGGCCGACCTCGCCTGGCTGCGCACGCAGGGGTTGGACCGGGCCGTGGCCGAACACGCGGCGTCGGGCGGGGCGGTGCTGGGCATCTGCGGCGGACTGCAGATGTTGGGCGAGGCGCTGATCGACACGCATGGGATTGATGGCAACGCGCCCGGCCTGGGCCTGCTGCCGCTGGTGACCGCGTTCGACCCACAGAAAACCGTGCGTCACACGCAGACGCGTTTCACCGCGCTGGCAGGCCTCTGGGCGGCGCTCTCTTCAGTGAAAGCCGCCGGCTACGAGATCCACCATGGGCAAACCGCCCAGCACCCCGCCATGGCCGCCAAAGGCGACGTGGCGCGCGCCGTGCTGCCCGACGGCCTGGGCTGGCAGAACGCCGCCGGCAACGTGCTCGGCGTTTACCTGCACGGCCTGTTTGAAGACCCGCGCGTGCTGCACGCGCTGTTCGGCGCCAGTGCGCCCACGCTCGACAGCGTGTTCGACGGCCTCGCCGATTTCATCGAACAGCACGTCGAACCCGGCGTGCTGCCATCCCTCATCCAACCGGAGTGA
- a CDS encoding aminotransferase class I/II-fold pyridoxal phosphate-dependent enzyme yields the protein MSGIHGGPDALGVPRWDFSTNANACGPCPMALAAVAGADAQHYPDPGYTALRAALAAFHGVAVERIVVAGSASEFIARITAAVARSGGRRVWLPALSYGDYAHAAKAWGLQRVNDPAQADLLWLCEPASPLGTAEPMANAVAEQGAVVVLDRAYEPLRLSGHGSLGAEALDRVWQLWSPNKALGLTGVRGAYAIAPLRGLAMAQTLAQMAPSWPLGAHAVAMLTAWVQADAQRWLAQSRVQLAEWKTAQRAMLQDSGWQCLPSEANYLCARAPQPLNVEALRARGIKLRDTTSLGLPGHWRLGVLPPAARQALHTALLETTKETSP from the coding sequence ATGAGCGGCATTCACGGCGGCCCCGATGCCCTGGGCGTGCCTCGCTGGGACTTCTCCACCAACGCCAACGCCTGCGGGCCGTGCCCCATGGCGCTGGCCGCCGTGGCGGGGGCCGACGCGCAGCACTACCCCGACCCCGGTTACACCGCCCTGCGCGCCGCGCTCGCCGCGTTCCACGGTGTGGCGGTCGAGCGCATCGTGGTCGCGGGCAGCGCCAGCGAGTTCATCGCGCGCATCACGGCCGCCGTGGCGCGCTCGGGCGGGCGGCGGGTGTGGCTGCCCGCGCTGTCCTACGGCGACTACGCACACGCTGCGAAGGCATGGGGCCTGCAGCGGGTGAACGATCCCGCCCAAGCCGACCTGCTCTGGCTGTGCGAGCCCGCCAGCCCGCTGGGCACCGCCGAGCCCATGGCGAACGCCGTGGCGGAGCAGGGCGCTGTGGTGGTGCTCGACCGGGCCTATGAGCCGCTGCGCCTGAGCGGGCACGGCAGCCTGGGCGCCGAGGCGCTGGACCGCGTGTGGCAACTCTGGTCGCCCAACAAGGCGCTGGGGTTGACGGGGGTGCGCGGCGCCTACGCCATCGCGCCGCTGCGGGGTCTTGCCATGGCGCAGACACTGGCGCAGATGGCACCCTCGTGGCCGCTGGGCGCCCACGCGGTCGCGATGCTCACGGCCTGGGTGCAGGCCGATGCGCAGCGCTGGCTGGCGCAAAGCCGCGTGCAACTGGCCGAGTGGAAGACCGCTCAACGGGCGATGCTGCAAGATTCGGGCTGGCAGTGCCTGCCCAGCGAAGCCAACTACCTTTGCGCCCGCGCGCCGCAGCCGCTGAACGTCGAGGCCCTGCGCGCACGAGGCATCAAGCTGCGCGACACCACCTCGCTCGGTCTGCCCGGCCACTGGCGCCTGGGCGTGTTGCCACCAGCGGCCCGGCAGGCGCTGCACACCGCGCTGCTGGAAACCACGAAGGAGACCTCCCCATGA
- the cbiB gene encoding adenosylcobinamide-phosphate synthase CbiB: protein MTDPQALSPEAIGALAVLVALGVDRLWGEPAARWHPVVGMGRYLGWAGERIATPVPTPTADRWRVFARGALAWLLGAALVALAGWALARALGATPGWLQALVLGVLLKPLLAWRMLRDEVRAVEAALADSLPAGRERLAWLVSRDVNALDAAQVRESAIETLAENLNDSVVAPLFWFAVAGLPGAALYRFANTADAMWGYRGERQGRDWTWAGKWAARADDVLSWLPARLTAALLGGLGAASNLKQLPSQAGLTPSPNSGWPMAAMALALDVSLAKPGVYTLHPAGRSPQAADTARALRLAGRVVGVLALLAGVVTLFAAGRAFA from the coding sequence ATGACCGACCCGCAGGCGCTGTCGCCGGAGGCCATCGGCGCCCTCGCGGTGCTGGTGGCGCTGGGCGTGGACCGCCTGTGGGGCGAGCCGGCGGCGCGCTGGCACCCGGTGGTGGGGATGGGACGTTACCTCGGCTGGGCCGGTGAGCGCATCGCCACACCGGTGCCCACGCCGACGGCGGATCGCTGGCGCGTGTTCGCGCGCGGCGCGCTGGCCTGGCTGCTGGGGGCCGCGCTGGTGGCGCTGGCCGGCTGGGCGCTGGCCCGCGCGCTGGGCGCAACGCCGGGGTGGCTGCAGGCGCTGGTGCTGGGCGTGTTGCTCAAGCCGCTGCTGGCCTGGCGCATGTTGCGCGATGAGGTGCGAGCCGTGGAGGCTGCATTGGCTGATTCGTTGCCGGCCGGACGCGAACGCCTGGCCTGGCTGGTGAGCCGCGACGTGAACGCGCTCGATGCGGCGCAGGTGCGCGAGAGCGCCATCGAGACCCTGGCGGAAAACCTCAACGACTCGGTGGTCGCGCCGCTGTTCTGGTTCGCCGTGGCCGGCCTGCCGGGCGCCGCGCTCTACCGCTTCGCCAACACGGCCGACGCCATGTGGGGCTACCGGGGCGAGCGCCAGGGCCGCGACTGGACCTGGGCCGGCAAGTGGGCCGCGCGGGCCGACGACGTGCTGTCGTGGTTGCCGGCGCGCCTCACGGCCGCGCTGCTCGGCGGGCTGGGCGCCGCCAGCAACTTGAAGCAACTGCCTTCGCAGGCCGGCCTCACCCCCTCGCCCAACAGCGGCTGGCCCATGGCGGCCATGGCGCTGGCGCTCGACGTGAGCCTGGCCAAACCCGGCGTGTACACCCTGCACCCGGCCGGCCGCAGCCCGCAGGCGGCCGACACCGCGCGCGCCCTGCGACTGGCGGGCCGGGTGGTGGGCGTGCTCGCGCTGCTGGCCGGTGTGGTGACCCTTTTCGCCGCAGGGAGGGCGTTCGCATGA
- the bioF gene encoding 8-amino-7-oxononanoate synthase: MAMSWLNEFDDRLAALDAQSLRRVRRAVTPEPGARLSVDGVSLLAFCSNDYLGLAQDPLLRQAVHAAVDRYGVGSGASPMVSGHSVANAALERELAEAVGLPRALYFYAGYATNASIVPALVGEGDALFSDALNHACLIDGARLSKATVHRFPHGDLARLDALLAASPARRKLVISDAVFSMDGDVADITGLHALCERHDALLLLDDAHGFGVLGPQGRGALAAAGLTGAGASPRVLYMATLGKALGVAGAFVAGPERLVEWLLQKTRSYTYATAAPALLAEAVRAGLRCVLGAEGERRRQHLSALIAQLRAGLAPGADAAVDAAGWALMPSDTAIQPLVIGDNAAALDVMKRLREQGLWVPAIRPPTVPEGTARLRIALSAAHQADDVDQLLAALRSAAAGRLARADAAALQGAAP; this comes from the coding sequence ATGGCCATGAGCTGGCTGAATGAATTTGACGACCGCCTGGCTGCGCTGGACGCGCAGTCGCTGCGCCGCGTGCGCCGCGCGGTGACGCCCGAGCCTGGCGCCCGCCTGAGCGTGGACGGCGTGTCGCTGCTGGCCTTCTGCAGCAACGACTACCTGGGTCTGGCGCAAGACCCGCTGCTGCGCCAGGCGGTGCACGCCGCGGTGGACCGCTACGGCGTGGGGTCAGGGGCCTCTCCCATGGTCAGCGGCCACAGCGTGGCCAACGCGGCGCTGGAGCGCGAGCTGGCCGAGGCCGTGGGCCTGCCGCGCGCGCTGTATTTCTACGCCGGCTACGCCACCAACGCGAGCATCGTGCCGGCGCTGGTGGGCGAGGGCGACGCGCTGTTCTCCGACGCGCTGAACCACGCCTGCCTGATCGACGGCGCGCGCCTGTCCAAGGCCACGGTGCACCGCTTCCCCCACGGCGACCTGGCCCGGCTCGACGCGCTGCTGGCCGCCAGCCCGGCGCGCCGCAAGCTGGTGATCAGCGACGCGGTGTTCAGCATGGACGGCGACGTGGCCGACATCACCGGCCTGCACGCACTCTGCGAGCGGCACGATGCCTTGCTGCTGCTCGACGACGCGCACGGCTTCGGCGTGCTGGGGCCGCAGGGCCGGGGCGCGCTGGCCGCCGCCGGCCTCACCGGCGCAGGCGCTTCGCCGCGCGTGCTCTACATGGCCACGCTGGGCAAGGCCCTGGGCGTGGCGGGCGCCTTCGTGGCCGGGCCCGAGCGGCTGGTGGAGTGGCTGCTGCAGAAGACGCGCAGCTACACCTACGCCACCGCCGCGCCGGCCCTGCTGGCCGAGGCCGTGCGCGCCGGGCTGCGCTGTGTGCTGGGCGCCGAGGGCGAGCGCCGGCGCCAGCACCTGAGCGCGCTGATCGCGCAGCTTCGCGCGGGTCTCGCGCCCGGCGCCGACGCGGCGGTGGACGCCGCCGGCTGGGCACTGATGCCCTCGGACACCGCGATCCAGCCGCTGGTGATCGGCGACAACGCCGCCGCGCTGGACGTGATGAAGCGTCTGCGCGAACAGGGCCTGTGGGTGCCCGCCATCCGCCCGCCCACCGTGCCCGAGGGCACGGCCCGTTTGCGCATCGCCTTGTCGGCCGCGCACCAGGCCGACGACGTGGACCAGCTCCTGGCGGCGCTGCGCTCGGCCGCGGCCGGGCGGCTGGCCCGGGCCGACGCCGCCGCGCTGCAGGGCGCCGCGCCATGA
- the bioD gene encoding dethiobiotin synthase: MAFDGCFVTGTDTGVGKTLVSAALLHTLARHHARVVGMKPVAAGLVQQGGAWVAEDVLALRAASTVAVPPALDNPVALPEPLSPHLAAARAGRRVGVAELVAAHRGLRGLADVVLVEGSGGWRVPLNEDETLADLAVALALPVVMVVGLRLGCLNHALLTAEAIRADGLQLAGWVANTVDPAMACRDENIHTLRQRLGAPLLGVVPWQPVPDARAVQLELPETWR, encoded by the coding sequence ATGGCGTTTGACGGCTGCTTCGTCACCGGCACCGACACCGGCGTGGGCAAGACCCTGGTGAGTGCCGCGCTGCTGCACACGCTGGCACGCCACCACGCCCGCGTGGTCGGCATGAAGCCGGTGGCGGCCGGCCTGGTGCAACAGGGCGGCGCGTGGGTGGCGGAAGACGTGCTGGCGCTGCGCGCCGCGTCCACCGTGGCCGTGCCGCCCGCGCTGGACAACCCGGTGGCGCTGCCCGAGCCGCTGTCGCCCCACCTGGCCGCCGCGCGCGCGGGCCGGCGCGTGGGCGTGGCCGAGCTGGTGGCGGCGCACCGCGGGTTGCGCGGCCTGGCCGACGTGGTGCTGGTCGAGGGCTCGGGCGGCTGGCGCGTGCCGCTCAACGAAGACGAGACCCTGGCCGACCTGGCGGTGGCGCTGGCCCTGCCGGTGGTGATGGTGGTGGGCCTGCGCCTGGGCTGCCTGAACCACGCGCTGCTGACCGCCGAAGCCATCCGCGCCGACGGCCTGCAGCTGGCCGGCTGGGTGGCCAACACCGTCGACCCGGCCATGGCCTGCCGGGACGAAAACATTCACACGCTGCGCCAGCGCCTGGGTGCGCCGCTGCTGGGCGTGGTGCCTTGGCAGCCGGTGCCGGACGCGCGCGCTGTGCAACTGGAACTGCCTGAAACATGGCGTTGA